The following proteins come from a genomic window of Polaribacter dokdonensis:
- a CDS encoding DUF4290 domain-containing protein — MTFDLEYNSERTLMIIPEYGRHIQKLVNHCVALETKEERNKMALAIVDVMGNLQPHLRDVPDFKHKLWDQLFIMSKFNLDVDSPYPIPSKEELQEKPEGLAYPKSASRYRYYGNNIQTMIDVALSWEDGDKKEALVYTIANHMKKCYLNWNKDTVDDAVIFKHLYDLSDKKIDLRESEEALSESKNLLKKRNSQGQNHSKSNHKKSHTNNKGRKRY, encoded by the coding sequence ATGACATTCGATTTAGAATATAATTCAGAAAGAACATTAATGATTATTCCAGAATATGGAAGACACATACAAAAATTAGTAAATCATTGTGTTGCTTTAGAAACCAAAGAAGAGCGCAATAAAATGGCATTAGCAATTGTTGATGTTATGGGTAATTTACAACCCCATTTAAGAGACGTGCCAGATTTTAAGCATAAACTTTGGGATCAACTTTTTATCATGTCTAAATTTAATTTAGATGTAGATTCTCCTTATCCAATTCCTTCTAAAGAAGAATTGCAAGAAAAACCAGAAGGTTTAGCATACCCAAAATCAGCATCAAGATATCGTTATTATGGTAACAATATTCAAACTATGATAGATGTTGCACTAAGTTGGGAAGATGGAGATAAGAAAGAGGCATTAGTATATACTATTGCTAATCACATGAAGAAGTGTTATTTAAATTGGAATAAGGATACTGTAGATGATGCTGTAATATTTAAGCATTTATATGACTTATCTGATAAAAAAATAGATTTAAGAGAATCTGAAGAGGCACTTTCAGAAAGTAAAAATTTATTAAAGAAAAGAAATTCTCAAGGTCAGAATCATTCTAAAAGCAATCACAAAAAATCTCACACCAATAATAAAGGTAGAAAAAGATATTAA
- a CDS encoding NUMOD4 domain-containing protein, producing MIRNLYNEEWKDIQFDEKIAVKEKYQISNYGRVINCNTEVPYLRNKTFINGYETISLKQEVNKKSTSRYVHKLVAQHFITKENDEQRFVIHLDYDKTNNEISNLKWATKREKELHQFNNPTWEGVVKKRSRNIGKLSEGKVKIIKRQLKNKRTRISMIAKRFGVSDMQIHRIKTGENWSHVKI from the coding sequence ATGATTAGAAACTTGTATAATGAAGAATGGAAAGACATTCAGTTTGATGAAAAAATAGCTGTAAAAGAGAAATATCAAATCTCTAATTATGGCAGGGTAATTAATTGTAACACAGAGGTTCCTTACCTTAGAAATAAAACGTTTATTAATGGTTATGAAACCATTTCCCTTAAACAAGAAGTGAATAAAAAATCTACTAGTAGATATGTTCATAAGCTTGTTGCACAACATTTTATCACAAAAGAAAATGATGAGCAACGTTTTGTAATTCATTTAGATTATGATAAAACTAATAATGAAATTAGTAATTTAAAATGGGCAACAAAAAGAGAAAAAGAATTGCATCAATTTAACAACCCTACTTGGGAAGGTGTTGTGAAAAAGAGGAGTAGAAATATTGGAAAATTGAGTGAGGGTAAAGTAAAGATTATCAAACGTCAATTAAAAAACAAAAGAACCAGAATTTCTATGATTGCCAAGCGATTTGGTGTATCAGATATGCAAATTCATCGCATAAAAACAGGTGAGAATTGGTCTCATGTTAAAATTTAA
- the guaC gene encoding GMP reductase: MRIENELKLGFKDVMIRPKRSTLKSRSQVSLERNFKFLHSDITWTGVPIMAANMDTVGTFEMAKELARHKMFTAIHKHYSIEEWRNFAENSPKEILNNIAISTGTGKEDSIKVKKVLEEFPQINFICIDVANGYSEHFVEFVKHMRSEHPKKVIIAGNVVTGEMVEELLLAGADIIKVGIGPGSVCTTRVKTGVGYPQLSAIIECADAAHGMGGHIISDGGCKIPGDLSKAFGGSADFVMLGGMLAGHSESGGETIEKNGEKFKVFYGMSSETAMNKYAGGVANYRASEGKIVEVPFKGNVENTIIDILGGIRSTCTYVGASKLKELTKRTTFIRVQEQENQVYS, encoded by the coding sequence ATGAGAATAGAAAATGAATTAAAACTTGGTTTTAAAGATGTAATGATAAGACCTAAAAGATCCACACTAAAATCTAGGTCACAGGTTAGCCTTGAAAGAAATTTTAAATTTTTACATAGCGATATTACTTGGACAGGTGTACCAATTATGGCTGCAAATATGGATACAGTTGGTACTTTTGAAATGGCTAAAGAATTGGCTAGGCACAAAATGTTTACGGCCATTCATAAACATTATAGTATAGAAGAGTGGAGAAATTTTGCAGAGAATAGTCCAAAAGAAATTTTAAACAACATCGCAATTAGTACTGGAACAGGAAAAGAGGATTCAATTAAAGTAAAAAAGGTCTTAGAAGAATTTCCTCAAATTAATTTTATATGTATTGATGTTGCAAATGGCTACTCAGAGCATTTTGTAGAGTTTGTAAAACATATGCGTTCTGAACATCCAAAAAAAGTAATTATAGCAGGTAATGTTGTTACTGGTGAAATGGTAGAAGAATTACTTTTGGCTGGAGCAGATATAATTAAAGTAGGTATTGGACCTGGTTCTGTATGTACAACTCGTGTTAAAACTGGTGTGGGATATCCTCAATTATCAGCAATAATTGAATGTGCAGATGCTGCTCATGGAATGGGTGGACATATTATTTCTGATGGTGGTTGTAAAATTCCTGGTGATCTTTCTAAAGCATTTGGTGGTAGTGCAGATTTTGTTATGTTAGGTGGAATGCTTGCAGGACATTCAGAAAGTGGTGGAGAAACCATTGAAAAAAATGGAGAAAAGTTCAAAGTTTTTTACGGAATGAGTTCAGAAACAGCCATGAATAAATATGCTGGAGGAGTAGCAAATTATAGAGCATCTGAAGGTAAAATAGTAGAAGTTCCTTTTAAAGGTAATGTTGAAAATACTATAATTGATATTTTAGGCGGAATTAGATCTACATGTACTTATGTTGGCGCTAGCAAATTGAAAGAATTAACAAAAAGAACAACTTTCATTAGAGTTCAAGAACAAGAAAATCAAGTTTATTCATAA
- a CDS encoding ABC transporter substrate-binding protein, whose translation MKTKIFLIALLSILISSCKKETKKNTSNLESSISIKYAKGFSLKVEDGVKKLIINAPYQNTNKTFEYIISSESLESKRKINHIYVPISKMVITSTTHVPMVELLGEENSIAGFPYAKYVSSEKTRALIDDGKIKEIGKESSLNTEILLDLQPDLVVGYSVSSADKSLTTIEKSGIPVIYNGDWLEETPLGRAEWIKFFGVLYNKEKEADSIFNIIEKNYLNARALASKTEKQPTILSGAIMNKDIWNLPAGDSFVAQFLKDANLNYLWQNTEGKGSLSLSFESIFDKGANADFWIAPGYFSSKEQMLQNNQIYQQFDAFKEDKIYTPSTKKGATGGIIYYELAPTRPDLVLKDLIKITNPDLLKNYELTFFEKMQ comes from the coding sequence ATGAAAACAAAAATTTTCCTAATTGCATTATTGAGCATTTTAATTTCATCCTGTAAAAAGGAAACTAAAAAGAATACATCAAATTTAGAGTCAAGTATTTCTATTAAATACGCGAAAGGTTTTTCATTAAAAGTAGAGGATGGAGTAAAAAAATTAATAATTAATGCTCCTTATCAAAATACAAACAAAACGTTCGAATATATTATTTCTAGTGAATCTTTAGAGAGTAAGAGAAAAATCAATCATATTTATGTTCCCATAAGTAAAATGGTAATTACCTCAACTACTCATGTACCAATGGTTGAGTTGTTAGGTGAAGAGAATTCTATTGCTGGTTTTCCTTATGCTAAATATGTTTCTTCTGAAAAAACTAGGGCATTAATTGATGATGGAAAAATAAAAGAAATAGGTAAAGAATCTTCTTTAAACACAGAGATTTTATTGGATTTACAGCCAGATTTAGTGGTTGGTTATAGTGTTTCGTCTGCAGACAAATCACTAACTACCATAGAAAAATCTGGAATTCCTGTTATTTATAATGGAGATTGGCTAGAAGAAACACCCTTAGGAAGAGCTGAATGGATTAAGTTTTTTGGAGTTCTTTACAATAAAGAGAAAGAGGCAGATAGCATATTTAATATTATTGAAAAAAATTATTTAAATGCAAGGGCCCTTGCTAGTAAAACAGAAAAACAGCCAACTATACTTTCTGGTGCTATAATGAATAAAGATATTTGGAATTTACCTGCAGGAGACAGTTTTGTTGCTCAGTTTCTAAAAGATGCAAACCTTAATTATCTCTGGCAAAATACAGAAGGTAAAGGAAGCCTTTCTTTAAGCTTTGAAAGTATTTTTGACAAAGGAGCAAATGCAGATTTTTGGATTGCTCCAGGTTATTTTTCTTCCAAAGAACAAATGTTACAGAATAACCAAATTTACCAGCAATTTGATGCTTTTAAAGAAGATAAAATTTACACACCTTCTACTAAAAAAGGGGCTACAGGAGGAATTATTTATTATGAATTAGCGCCAACAAGACCTGATTTGGTTCTAAAAGATTTAATTAAAATTACCAACCCAGATCTGTTGAAGAATTATGAACTAACATTTTTTGAAAAGATGCAGTAA
- a CDS encoding nucleotide exchange factor GrpE, with protein MSKKENIQEEEINNEQVNSQVEENQDIEAEEVKKEPTAEEQIQAEKDKFLRLFAEFENYKKRTSRERIELFKTAGQELMTSLLPIVDDFERALTHIEDDKEAEELRKGVLLIYNKFYNTLEQKGLSKIETKAGDTFDAEIHEAITQIPAPSDDMKGKIIDCVEKGYKLGDKVIRYPKVVIGQ; from the coding sequence ATGAGTAAGAAAGAAAATATACAAGAAGAAGAAATAAACAACGAGCAAGTAAATTCGCAAGTTGAAGAAAATCAAGATATTGAAGCTGAAGAAGTAAAGAAAGAACCAACTGCTGAAGAGCAAATTCAAGCAGAAAAAGATAAGTTTTTAAGGTTATTTGCAGAGTTCGAAAATTATAAAAAACGTACTTCTAGAGAAAGAATCGAATTATTCAAAACAGCAGGTCAAGAATTAATGACATCTTTACTGCCAATTGTAGATGATTTTGAGCGCGCTTTAACACATATTGAAGATGATAAAGAGGCAGAAGAATTAAGAAAAGGAGTTTTATTAATTTACAATAAATTTTATAATACTTTAGAGCAGAAAGGTTTATCGAAAATTGAAACAAAAGCAGGAGACACATTTGATGCTGAAATTCATGAAGCAATCACTCAAATTCCAGCACCTTCTGATGACATGAAAGGTAAAATTATAGACTGCGTAGAAAAAGGTTATAAATTAGGTGATAAAGTTATACGTTATCCAAAAGTTGTAATAGGACAGTAA
- a CDS encoding ATP-dependent helicase — protein sequence MNTYLDSLNEPQKQAVLQKDGPMIIIAGAGSGKTRVLTYRIAHLMQSGVDAFNILSLTFTNKAAREMKERIAGVVGQSEAKNLWMGTFHSVFARILRSEADKLGFPSNFTIYDTQDSVRLMGTIIKEMNLDKERYKPKQILGRISSFKNSLITVRAYFNNSDLQEADMHASRPKVGEIYREYVDRCFKSGAMDFDDLLLRTNELLARFPDVLAKYQDRFRYIMVDEYQDTNHSQYIIVRALADKFGNICVVGDDSQSIYSFRGANIQNILNFQKDYPDVKTFKLEQNYRSTKNIVNAANSVIARNKTKLDKEVWTSNDAGDSINVMRTISDGEEGRFVAQSIWENMMNHQLTPDNFCVLYRTNSQSRAIEDALRKKNIDYTIYGGISFYQRKEIKDILSYLRILINPNDEEALKRIINYPARGIGATTIDRLTIAANHYKKSIFEIIKYIDKIDIKINSGTKNKLQNFMNMILRLQIEAQTKNAFEIAEVVVKETRLIKDLEKDGTPEAVSKVENVQELLNGIKDFITDKIEEGEDASLTTFLEDVALATDFDSKKNSDKPSVSLMTIHQSKGLEYLYVYIVGLEENLFPSAMSMNTRSELEEERRLFYVALTRAEKVAYLSYAQTRYRWGKLVDAEPSRFLEEIDDQYLHYIAPKMPEPSINRFVDKSLFDDAPKGIRFQKPIQRKKMERDLAKKKEIIIPKNLKKVSQATTQKTNLFDGNVAVGNIVEHNRFGAGEVIALEGKGPNQKAEIKFSTVGKKKLLLQFAKLKVIG from the coding sequence TTGAATACCTATTTAGATTCCTTAAACGAACCTCAAAAGCAAGCTGTATTGCAAAAAGATGGTCCTATGATTATTATTGCAGGTGCAGGTTCTGGAAAAACAAGAGTATTAACCTATAGAATTGCACACCTAATGCAATCTGGAGTAGATGCTTTTAATATTTTATCTTTAACATTTACTAACAAAGCCGCTCGTGAAATGAAAGAGAGAATTGCAGGTGTTGTTGGGCAAAGTGAAGCTAAAAATCTTTGGATGGGTACATTTCACTCGGTTTTTGCAAGAATTCTACGTTCAGAAGCAGATAAGCTAGGTTTTCCTTCAAACTTTACAATTTACGATACGCAAGATTCAGTTCGATTAATGGGCACAATCATTAAAGAAATGAATTTAGATAAAGAACGCTATAAACCAAAACAGATTTTAGGCAGAATATCATCATTTAAGAATAGCTTAATTACAGTAAGAGCTTATTTTAATAATTCTGATTTGCAAGAAGCAGATATGCATGCAAGCAGACCAAAAGTAGGTGAAATCTATAGAGAGTATGTAGACAGATGTTTTAAATCTGGAGCTATGGATTTTGATGATTTACTCTTAAGAACTAATGAGTTATTAGCACGTTTTCCAGATGTTTTAGCCAAATATCAAGACAGGTTTAGATATATTATGGTAGATGAGTATCAAGATACAAATCATTCTCAGTATATTATTGTTAGAGCTTTGGCAGATAAATTTGGTAATATTTGTGTGGTTGGTGATGATTCACAAAGTATCTATAGTTTTAGAGGAGCAAACATTCAGAATATTCTTAATTTTCAAAAGGATTATCCAGATGTTAAAACTTTTAAACTAGAGCAGAATTACAGATCTACAAAAAATATTGTAAATGCAGCAAACTCAGTTATTGCAAGAAACAAAACCAAATTAGATAAAGAAGTCTGGACAAGTAATGATGCAGGAGATTCTATAAACGTAATGCGTACAATTTCTGATGGTGAAGAAGGGCGTTTTGTAGCTCAATCTATTTGGGAAAACATGATGAATCATCAATTAACTCCAGATAATTTTTGTGTTTTATACAGAACAAATTCACAGTCCAGAGCTATTGAAGATGCCTTAAGAAAAAAGAATATAGATTATACTATTTATGGTGGAATTTCATTTTATCAAAGAAAGGAAATAAAAGATATCTTAAGTTATTTAAGAATTCTAATTAATCCAAATGATGAAGAAGCTTTAAAAAGAATCATCAATTACCCTGCAAGAGGTATAGGTGCAACAACTATAGATAGATTAACGATAGCTGCAAATCATTACAAAAAATCAATCTTTGAAATTATTAAATACATTGATAAGATTGACATCAAAATAAATTCTGGAACAAAAAATAAGTTACAGAATTTTATGAATATGATTCTTAGATTGCAAATAGAAGCACAAACTAAGAATGCATTCGAAATTGCAGAAGTTGTAGTTAAAGAAACTAGGCTGATAAAAGATCTAGAAAAAGATGGTACACCAGAAGCAGTAAGTAAAGTAGAAAACGTTCAAGAACTTTTAAACGGAATTAAAGATTTTATTACAGATAAGATTGAAGAAGGTGAAGATGCATCATTAACTACATTTTTAGAAGATGTTGCTTTGGCTACAGATTTCGATTCCAAAAAAAATAGCGATAAGCCAAGTGTCTCTTTAATGACCATACATCAATCTAAAGGATTAGAATATTTATATGTTTACATTGTTGGTTTAGAAGAGAATTTATTTCCTTCTGCAATGAGTATGAATACTAGAAGCGAATTAGAAGAAGAACGCAGGTTATTTTATGTAGCTTTAACAAGAGCAGAAAAAGTTGCTTATTTAAGTTATGCACAAACTCGTTACAGATGGGGTAAATTAGTAGATGCAGAGCCAAGTAGGTTTTTAGAAGAAATAGACGATCAATATTTGCATTATATAGCTCCAAAAATGCCTGAGCCATCTATAAATCGTTTTGTAGATAAAAGTTTGTTCGATGATGCTCCAAAAGGAATTCGTTTTCAAAAACCAATTCAGCGTAAAAAAATGGAGCGAGATTTAGCCAAGAAGAAAGAAATTATAATTCCGAAAAACCTTAAAAAGGTATCACAAGCAACTACACAAAAAACCAATTTATTTGATGGTAATGTAGCAGTTGGTAACATTGTAGAACATAATAGGTTTGGGGCAGGAGAGGTAATTGCTTTAGAAGGTAAAGGTCCAAATCAAAAAGCAGAAATTAAGTTTAGTACTGTTGGTAAAAAGAAATTATTACTACAATTTGCTAAATTAAAAGTGATTGGTTAA
- the murA gene encoding UDP-N-acetylglucosamine 1-carboxyvinyltransferase, whose protein sequence is MASFKIEGGHKLNGTITPQGAKNEVLQILCAVLLTPEKVIVNNVPDIIDVNKLIFILGELGVKIEKLGSNSYSFQADELKLEYLESENFKKDGSSLRGSIMIVGPLLARFGKGYIPRPGGDKIGRRRLDTHFEGFIRLGAKFRYNKEEHFYGVEADELFGTDMLLDEASVTGTANILMASVLATGTTTIYNAACEPYIQQLCKMLNAMGANITGVGSNLLVINGVDALGGCEHRVLPDMIEIGSWIGVAVMTKSELTIKDVSWDNLGQIPNVFRKLGIQFEKRGDDIYIPEQESYEIQNYIDGSVLTVADAPWPGFTPDLLSIVLVIATQAKGTVLIHQKMFESRLFFVDKLIDMGAKVILCDPHRATVIGHNFQSALKATTMTSPDIRAGISLLIAALSAKGTSTIHNIEQIDRGYENIEARLKSIGAKIERVA, encoded by the coding sequence ATGGCATCATTTAAAATAGAAGGTGGTCATAAATTGAATGGAACCATCACACCTCAAGGAGCAAAAAATGAAGTATTACAAATTTTATGTGCTGTATTATTAACTCCTGAAAAAGTAATTGTTAATAATGTACCAGATATTATTGATGTAAATAAACTAATTTTTATACTTGGAGAATTAGGAGTAAAGATTGAAAAATTAGGCAGTAATTCATATTCATTTCAAGCAGATGAATTAAAATTAGAATACTTAGAATCAGAAAATTTTAAGAAAGATGGTAGTTCTTTAAGAGGCTCTATTATGATAGTTGGTCCTCTTTTAGCAAGATTTGGTAAAGGTTACATACCAAGACCTGGAGGAGATAAAATTGGTCGTAGAAGATTAGATACACACTTTGAAGGTTTTATTAGATTAGGTGCAAAATTCAGATATAATAAGGAAGAACATTTTTATGGTGTAGAAGCAGATGAGCTTTTTGGTACAGACATGTTGCTAGATGAAGCTTCTGTAACAGGTACTGCAAATATTTTAATGGCGTCAGTTTTGGCTACTGGTACAACAACAATTTACAATGCAGCTTGTGAACCTTACATTCAACAATTATGTAAGATGTTAAATGCTATGGGTGCAAATATTACAGGTGTTGGCTCAAATTTATTAGTTATAAATGGAGTAGATGCTTTAGGAGGTTGTGAACATAGAGTTTTACCAGATATGATTGAAATTGGATCTTGGATTGGTGTTGCTGTAATGACAAAATCAGAATTAACAATCAAAGATGTTAGTTGGGATAATTTAGGGCAGATTCCTAATGTTTTTAGAAAACTAGGAATTCAGTTTGAGAAAAGAGGAGATGATATTTATATTCCAGAACAAGAATCTTATGAGATTCAGAATTATATAGATGGTTCTGTATTAACAGTGGCAGATGCTCCTTGGCCAGGATTTACTCCAGATTTATTAAGTATTGTATTGGTTATTGCAACGCAAGCAAAAGGTACAGTTTTAATACATCAAAAAATGTTTGAAAGTAGGCTGTTCTTTGTAGATAAGTTAATAGATATGGGTGCCAAAGTTATTTTGTGCGATCCTCATAGAGCTACTGTAATTGGGCATAATTTTCAAAGTGCATTAAAGGCAACAACAATGACTTCTCCAGATATTAGAGCTGGAATTTCATTATTAATTGCTGCTTTATCAGCCAAAGGAACTAGCACCATTCATAACATAGAACAAATAGATAGAGGTTATGAAAATATAGAAGCTAGATTAAAATCTATTGGCGCAAAAATTGAAAGAGTAGCGTAA
- the dnaJ gene encoding molecular chaperone DnaJ produces the protein MAKQDFYEILGISKSATQSEIKKAYRKMAIKYHPDKNPDDKTAEENFKKAAEAYEVLSDENKKARYDQYGHAAFDGPQGGGGFGGGGMNMDDIFSQFGDIFGGGGFSGGFGGFGGGGQRQARVKGSNMRIRVKLTLEEIAKGIEKKVKVRRKIQADGVKYKTCDTCNGSGQVMRVTNTILGRMQTATTCTTCSGAGEIISSKPNGADAQGLVVKEETVSINIPAGVTEGVQLKVGGKGNEAPGKNSIAGDLLVLIEEIPHDKLKREGTNIHYDLYINFSEAVLGTSKEVETVTGKVKIKIDSGTQSGKILRLKGKGLPSIERYGTGDFLIHINVWTPQELNKEQREFFDRMSEDENFSPNPNTSDKSFFEKVKDMFS, from the coding sequence ATGGCAAAACAAGATTTTTACGAAATATTAGGCATATCAAAATCTGCTACCCAGTCAGAGATTAAAAAGGCTTATAGAAAAATGGCAATTAAATATCATCCAGATAAAAATCCAGATGATAAAACTGCTGAAGAAAACTTTAAAAAAGCAGCTGAAGCATATGAAGTTTTGAGTGACGAAAATAAAAAAGCAAGATATGATCAATATGGTCATGCAGCTTTCGATGGACCTCAAGGTGGAGGAGGCTTTGGAGGTGGAGGCATGAATATGGATGACATATTTAGCCAATTTGGTGACATCTTTGGAGGTGGAGGCTTTAGTGGTGGTTTTGGAGGCTTTGGAGGTGGAGGCCAAAGACAAGCTAGAGTTAAGGGAAGTAATATGAGAATTCGTGTTAAACTTACCTTAGAAGAAATTGCTAAAGGAATTGAGAAAAAAGTAAAAGTTAGAAGAAAAATACAGGCAGATGGTGTAAAGTATAAGACTTGTGACACTTGTAATGGATCAGGTCAAGTAATGAGAGTTACTAATACAATTTTAGGTAGAATGCAAACTGCAACTACTTGTACTACTTGTTCTGGAGCTGGAGAAATTATTAGCAGTAAGCCAAATGGAGCAGATGCCCAAGGTTTAGTTGTTAAAGAAGAAACTGTGTCTATTAATATACCTGCAGGAGTTACTGAAGGTGTTCAATTAAAAGTTGGTGGTAAAGGAAATGAAGCGCCAGGTAAGAACTCTATTGCTGGAGATTTATTGGTTTTAATAGAAGAAATTCCACATGATAAATTAAAAAGAGAAGGCACCAACATACATTATGATTTATATATCAACTTTTCAGAGGCAGTTTTAGGAACTAGTAAAGAGGTAGAAACAGTTACAGGAAAGGTTAAAATAAAGATTGATTCAGGAACACAATCTGGAAAAATTCTAAGATTAAAAGGTAAAGGTTTGCCAAGTATTGAAAGATATGGAACTGGAGATTTTTTAATTCATATTAATGTTTGGACTCCTCAGGAGTTAAACAAAGAACAAAGAGAGTTTTTTGATAGGATGTCAGAAGATGAAAACTTTTCACCAAACCCAAATACATCAGATAAATCATTTTTTGAGAAAGTTAAAGACATGTTTTCTTAA
- a CDS encoding TonB-dependent receptor plug domain-containing protein, with protein sequence MKKQLLIVSVLACSIVSKNVLSQEKKEKVEALNEVVVTATKFATNKKNVGKVVYQITQETIENSQGKTIVDLLNDVPGVEINGNFSTKGQNLGYYIRGGRNRQVAILLDGVNVNDPSSFNGDFDLRQIDINQVEKIEILKGASSTLYGTGAATGVINIILKKASKQGFNGSFNSSIGSNTSSENSNLSAEEFSTNFNFNGTLGNLDYLLALNANGSSGLSAAESTTSNQFEEDNFARQNVMLKLNYALNENFKIGLLTSFDEFSTDFDGFDFDPVTFASIPADRDNNLNSVQKRVGINADYTYTNGALKIRTFFTDINRTETPSDNFFNGEVYGFDIYNNYTFNDEFSFLAGVTSQYQDMTQRTSFSTIEEGSGKQHFYDPYLSLNYMSETGLNLNVGGRLNIHSEYGNNFVYNVNPSYNFNIDENNVKVFASYSTAFITPTLSEIFTKLPSIDELLPEETTTVEGGFDVSLGDKITFNATYFYREETNKIGYDPNTFQTINDLGTFSAKGFETEIIYNVTNELNLLANYTFIDRDENLLLKIPQNKFFIKANYNLAKNTFTSLSYRWVDETQDFGNVNLDSYNLFDLFINHSILDNKVTFYGSLTNILNEDFQEIAGFTTRGRNYNLGLKINL encoded by the coding sequence ATGAAAAAACAATTATTAATTGTTAGTGTTTTGGCATGTAGTATTGTCAGCAAAAATGTGCTTTCTCAAGAAAAGAAAGAGAAAGTTGAAGCCTTAAATGAAGTAGTTGTTACAGCTACTAAGTTTGCAACCAACAAAAAAAATGTTGGTAAAGTAGTATATCAAATTACACAAGAAACTATAGAAAACAGTCAAGGTAAAACCATAGTTGACTTGTTAAATGATGTACCTGGAGTTGAAATTAATGGTAATTTTAGTACAAAAGGTCAAAATTTAGGATATTATATTAGAGGAGGTAGAAATAGACAAGTTGCTATTTTATTAGATGGTGTTAATGTAAATGATCCAAGTTCTTTTAATGGAGATTTTGATTTACGTCAAATTGATATTAATCAAGTAGAGAAAATTGAAATTTTAAAAGGAGCTTCTTCTACTTTATATGGTACAGGTGCTGCTACAGGTGTAATTAATATCATTCTTAAAAAAGCATCAAAGCAAGGGTTCAATGGTTCATTTAATAGTTCTATAGGCTCTAATACCTCTAGTGAAAATAGCAATTTATCTGCAGAAGAATTTTCGACAAATTTTAATTTTAATGGTACTTTAGGTAATTTAGATTATCTATTAGCACTTAATGCAAATGGTTCATCTGGATTATCTGCTGCAGAAAGTACTACATCTAACCAATTTGAAGAAGATAATTTTGCAAGGCAAAATGTGATGTTAAAATTAAATTATGCACTTAATGAAAATTTTAAAATAGGTTTATTGACAAGCTTTGATGAATTTTCTACAGATTTTGATGGTTTTGATTTTGATCCTGTAACATTTGCTAGTATTCCTGCAGATAGAGATAATAACTTAAATAGTGTACAAAAAAGAGTAGGTATTAATGCAGATTATACCTACACAAATGGAGCTTTAAAAATTAGAACTTTTTTTACAGATATTAATAGAACAGAAACTCCATCTGATAATTTCTTTAATGGAGAAGTATATGGTTTTGATATTTACAATAATTATACGTTTAATGATGAATTTTCTTTTCTTGCAGGAGTTACTTCTCAATATCAAGATATGACTCAAAGAACATCTTTTAGTACTATTGAAGAAGGTTCAGGTAAACAACATTTTTACGACCCATATTTGTCTTTAAATTATATGTCAGAAACTGGTTTAAATTTAAATGTAGGAGGTAGGTTAAATATTCATAGTGAATATGGTAACAACTTTGTATACAATGTAAACCCATCATATAACTTTAATATTGATGAAAATAATGTTAAAGTATTTGCATCTTATAGCACTGCTTTTATAACACCTACATTATCAGAAATTTTTACAAAATTACCTAGTATAGATGAACTGTTGCCAGAGGAAACAACAACAGTAGAAGGTGGATTTGATGTATCTTTAGGTGATAAAATTACATTTAATGCAACCTATTTTTATAGAGAAGAAACTAATAAAATTGGTTACGATCCAAATACCTTTCAAACCATAAATGATTTAGGAACATTCTCAGCAAAAGGTTTTGAAACTGAAATAATTTATAATGTAACAAATGAGCTTAACTTATTAGCGAATTATACCTTTATAGATAGAGATGAAAATTTATTGTTAAAGATACCTCAGAATAAGTTCTTTATTAAAGCCAATTATAATTTAGCCAAAAATACTTTTACTTCTTTAAGCTACAGATGGGTAGATGAAACTCAAGATTTTGGTAATGTTAACTTAGACTCTTATAATTTATTCGACTTATTTATAAACCACAGTATTTTAGATAATAAAGTTACATTTTATGGAAGTCTCACGAATATTTTAAACGAAGATTTTCAAGAAATTGCAGGGTTTACAACAAGAGGAAGAAATTATAATTTAGGTCTTAAAATTAACCTGTAG